tttgtgtgCTGGGGGCCAGGACACCTATATAAGGCCATACTCGCCCACCCCTGGCTGATTGCAGACgctgtctctgctcctgcacggtcaagggaggcagcagctgctgagagggAGTGACGCACGACGTTGGTGGCTGTTGGTGGCAGCGTTTGgttgccatccctgcagccatgAGCCGGGACAGTGCGGGACCGGGGACCGGGGACCGGGGCGCGCAGCCGCCCCTCGCCCTGCCGGGGCCCGGCGCAGAAGGATGAGCACAAGCggcagctggagaggctgcaggctgagctggaggctgagcGACTCCGCTCCCAAGAGCTGTGCCGCCACTTTGCCGCCAAAACTCGCAAGCTGAAGGAGGCCGCAGAGCGGGATCGGCAGCTCCTGGCCGAACGGCTACACTCCAAATGGGAGCAGCGGCAGGCACGGGAGCTCCAGCGGCTGCGGGAGCTGAACCAGCGGCAGCGGGAGGTGGAGATCCGCCAGCTGCTGCGCTCGAAGGAGGCTGAGCTGCACGAGGTGCAgggggtgctgcagcagcagcgcgACGACGCCATCCGTCAGGCAcgggacctgcagcagcagctggccaaGGAGTTGGTGAGAGGCCCCTTGGGCAGCAGCGAGGCCCACATTAAGCTCCAGGACGTCCTCAGCAAGCTGCGCTGGGAGACCAATAGCGAGGAGGCTGCTCACATCCTCCGCCTCCAAGAcgaactgctgctgcagagaagactCTTCCTAAAGTACATCTTGGAGCGGTTCGATGGCGAGCAGCCTGCTTCCTGCAATGAGGCCAGGGCCAAGGCCACAGCCTGGCACCGCCTGCAGACCCTCCTGGGCACCGGGGCCATCGGGCCCTGCTCTTTGGAGAGCCTCATCGCATCTTCCTCCCATGATGGAGAAGGGCAGCGGAAAACCCACCAGAGCTTAAAAGGCACTCGCCTCCAGAAGGAAGGGACCAGCATGGAGTCTTTGCTTGAGGCTGTGGGGCAAGACTCGACGCCGCACTGCTCGGACTCCCCGCCGCAAGGAACGACCCGCAGCAGGCGGTCTGTGGCAGAGGTGGGTGTTCAGACGGTAGGGCAGCAGGAGGACTGGCTGCCTGGTAGCagtcacagcaggctgcaggagcagaacgCCCACCTCCAGAGTGCCCTGAAGGACCTCGAGAGGCGATGCAGTGTCCTTCAAGAGGAGAACTGTCTTCTGAGGAAGGCAAGCTCTCCTGAagtgcgggaggagcaggagaggatcaAGCAGAAGACTGCTAAGCTGGGTCTCATTGCCaagcagctgcaagaaagagccaggcagctggagaccagccatTGCCTGATCAATACTCAGgtgccactgcccatccaaagcTCC
This sequence is a window from Harpia harpyja isolate bHarHar1 chromosome 15, bHarHar1 primary haplotype, whole genome shotgun sequence. Protein-coding genes within it:
- the LOC128151747 gene encoding RIMS-binding protein 3A-like, which produces MLRLGLAASRARLLLTSVFTGIVRDRGPGTGARSRPSPCRGPAQKDEHKRQLERLQAELEAERLRSQELCRHFAAKTRKLKEAAERDRQLLAERLHSKWEQRQARELQRLRELNQRQREVEIRQLLRSKEAELHEVQGVLQQQRDDAIRQARDLQQQLAKELVRGPLGSSEAHIKLQDVLSKLRWETNSEEAAHILRLQDELLLQRRLFLKYILERFDGEQPASCNEARAKATAWHRLQTLLGTGAIGPCSLESLIASSSHDGEGQRKTHQSLKGTRLQKEGTSMESLLEAVGQDSTPHCSDSPPQGTTRSRRSVAEVGVQTVGQQEDWLPGSSHSRLQEQNAHLQSALKDLERRCSVLQEENCLLRKASSPEVREEQERIKQKTAKLGLIAKQLQERARQLETSHCLINTQVPLPIQSSTEELRVTSSPQQRAGEMGEPARASLAQDEQSNRIVARLCQATLGVNKESILLEAMRKQPAVLRAFIAQYSYDPFNGLNERPALELPLVAGQYVYIFGDMDEDGCYVGELTGGTRGFVPSNLVEEVSDDHLMTPESPETSDWYQDTDDACPVFLYLLTNFKLDQLAMQIFHGGSSTLCGKAILSLMPARKSDAKGGSSLCG